From a region of the Etheostoma spectabile isolate EspeVRDwgs_2016 unplaced genomic scaffold, UIUC_Espe_1.0 scaffold00006081, whole genome shotgun sequence genome:
- the LOC116677847 gene encoding LOW QUALITY PROTEIN: uncharacterized protein LOC116677847 (The sequence of the model RefSeq protein was modified relative to this genomic sequence to represent the inferred CDS: inserted 2 bases in 1 codon; substituted 1 base at 1 genomic stop codon): MNPAKNGPARNVPAEVHVQEEEKVQEDRNINHHRRDSDSGVCASEENREKDHCCHESEVEEDEDDDQGLDDVEVEQGGERGEGWQQRPLEEEEEEEEEDKEEQCEEGEEGEEGEEGEEGEGSEDGEYDEVSKDEARAEEAEGTETANALLLPLRHRRAGDLQSTPRSRIVKTVLAATNLEGRRQYGKASKWKAMDATDLRAYLGLLILAGVYRSCNETLESLWHEESGKAIFRSTMPVKWFPLYSRLLRFDDRELRAERLASDKLAAVRDVWDVWKRRLPRLYDPGPDVTVDEQLVPFRGRCAFRQYMPSKPARYGLKSWVACDACSSYALNMQLYTGKSVSGTPEKNLGSRVLLDVSEGLRGPHNVKCDNFFTSYTLAQRLLAERCLTMVGTMRKNKPELLGALLATKGRAVFSSMFAFTPTAALVSYVPKRSRNVVLLSXGDELVSADRQAKPAILLHYNRTKGGVDNLDKLVGTYSCSRKTARWPLALFHNVLKVSAYNAFVMWRELRPSPQLNRRRAFLEQLGRALVTPLIERXRHLPRTEASAELVRAVAARSAEAARSAGAGAGVRGGRDNRNEVDDDGDEAQPRPQRVPGKRKRCQLCPKPTDRKTHTVCGCCERYICGSCTQAYCAECMRP, translated from the exons atgaaccctGCAAaaaa CGGGCCCGCTCGCAATGTCCCTGCCGAAGTGCACGtacaagaagaagagaaagtacAAGAGGACCGCAACATAAACCACCACCGCCGTGACTCTGACAGCGGCGTGTGTGCATCAGAAGAGAACCGAGAAAAGGACCATTGCTGCCACGAGAGCGAAGTAGAAGAGGACGAAGACGATGACCAAGGCCTAGACGATGTTGAAGTTGAACAAGGAGGAGAACGTGGAGAAGGGTGGCAACAAAGGCCActcgaagaagaagaagaagaagaagaagaggacaaaGAGGAGCAGTGTGAAGAGGgtgaagagggtgaggagggtGAGGAGGGTGAAGAGGGAGAGGGTAGTGAAGACGGGGAGTACGATGAGGTTAGCAAAGACGAGGCTAGAGCAGAAGAGGCCGAAGGGACCGAGACGGCCAACGCTCTTCTGCTTCCGCTCCGCCACCGCCGAGCCGGGGACCTACAGAGTACGCCGCGGAGC CGAATAGTGAAAACGGTGCTGGCCGCGACCAACCTCGAAGGCCGCAGGCAATACGGCAAAGCCAGCAAGTGGAAAGCGATGGACGCCACGGACCTGCGAGCCTACCTTGGGCTTCTGATCCTCGCGGGCGTGTACAGGTCCTGTAACGAGAccttggagagcctgtggcacgaggaGAGCGGCAAGGCCATTTTCCGCTCCACGATGCCGGTTAAATGGTTCCCCTTGTACTCGCGACTGCTGCGCTTCGACGACCGCGAGTTGAGAGCCGAAAGACTAGCCTcggacaaactggcggccgtaCGAGACGTGTGGGACGTGTGGAAGCGCCGGCTGCCTCGCCTCTACGACCCGGGTCCCGACGTGACTGTGGAtgagcagctggtgccctttcgaG GTCGATGCGCCTTTCGCCAGTACATGCCCAGCAAGCCCGCCCGGTACGGACTCAAGTCGTGGGTGGCCTGCGACGCCTGCTCCAGCTACGCGTTGAACATGCAGCTCTACACGGGCAAGTCGGTGAGCGGCACGCCCGAGAAGAATCTGGGCTCCCGCGTGTTGCTGGACGTGAGCGAGGGCCTGAGGGGCCCGCACAACGTGAAGTGCgacaactttttcacctcctacACGCTGGCCCAGCGGCTGCTCGCTGAGAGGTGCCTCACCATGGTGGGCACGATGCgcaaaaacaagcccgagctgCTGGGGGCGTTGCTCGCCACCAAGGGCCGTGCTGTCTTTTCGTCCATGTTTGCCTTCACGCCCACCGCCgctctggtgtcctacgtgcccaagaggagtaggaacgtggtgctgctgag GGGCGACGAGCTGGTGAGCGCCGACAGGCAAGCCAAACCCGCCATCCTCCTCCACTACAACCGCACCAAGGGCGgcgtggacaacctggacaagctcGTTGGCACGTACAGCTGCAGCAGGAAGACGGCGCGCTGGCCCCTCGCCCTGTTCCACAACGTCCTCAAGGTGTCCGCCTACAACGCCTTTGTGATGTGGCGAGAGCTCAGGCCTTCGCCACAGCTCAACAGGAGGAGGGCGTTTCTCGAACAGTTGGGTAGGGCGCTTGTGACACCGCTCATCGAGAGATGACGGCATCTGCCCCGCACGGAGGCTTCGGCCGAGCTCGTCAGAGCCGTGGCGGCGAGGTCCGCGGAGGCGGCGAGGTCCGCGGGGGCCGGAGCCGGCGTTCGGGGAGGCCGAGACAATCGAAACGAAGTCGACGACGACGGCGACGAAGCTCAACCGAGACCGCAGAGAGTGCCCGGCAAGAGGAAGAGGTGTCAGCTCTGTCCAAAGCCCACGGATCGCAAAACACACACCGTGTGCGGCTGCTGCGAGAGATACATCTGTGGGAGCTGCACGCAGGCCTACTGCGCTGAATGCATGAGGCCGTAG